One genomic region from Sphingobacterium sp. UGAL515B_05 encodes:
- a CDS encoding DUF4290 domain-containing protein, which translates to MNFDYNSTRPKLILAEYGRNVQNMVDYICTLPTKEERNKHAQIVIDMMGVLNPHLRDVSDFKHKLWDHLQIISDFKLDIDSPYPIATAKSVKHEVEHLGYPQHSIRFKHYGFTVEKMIEKALLANDEAKREQMVIGIANFMKMAYLTWNKDSVSDELIIQDLKELSGYQLTLPEGTVLTKLDFKTPPPGNRVKGPANNNSGGNHNNNNNNNNSGHQSKGGGKPRMTNNNNNNNNNTKRNNYGSNNNSYSRDNNNNSYSRDNNNRNRKPQGNYNNKRG; encoded by the coding sequence ATGAACTTTGACTACAACAGCACTAGACCAAAATTGATCCTTGCAGAATATGGTCGCAATGTGCAAAATATGGTAGATTACATCTGTACTTTACCCACAAAGGAAGAAAGAAATAAACATGCGCAGATTGTAATCGATATGATGGGGGTATTGAACCCACATTTGAGAGACGTGTCTGATTTTAAACATAAACTGTGGGATCACCTACAGATTATCTCTGATTTTAAATTGGATATTGACTCACCTTATCCAATTGCTACAGCGAAAAGTGTGAAACATGAAGTTGAGCATTTGGGCTATCCGCAGCATTCCATTAGATTCAAGCACTATGGTTTTACCGTAGAGAAAATGATTGAAAAGGCTTTATTGGCTAATGACGAGGCTAAAAGAGAGCAGATGGTTATCGGTATCGCCAATTTTATGAAAATGGCTTACCTGACCTGGAATAAGGATTCTGTTTCGGACGAGTTGATCATCCAGGATCTCAAAGAGTTGTCAGGTTATCAATTGACCTTACCGGAAGGTACCGTTTTGACTAAACTTGACTTTAAAACTCCGCCGCCGGGAAATCGTGTTAAGGGACCTGCCAATAATAATTCGGGCGGAAATCATAACAATAACAATAATAACAATAATTCTGGCCACCAGTCGAAAGGTGGAGGTAAGCCTCGTATGACAAACAACAACAACAATAACAATAACAATACGAAGCGCAATAACTACGGAAGCAATAACAACAGCTACAGTAGGGATAACAATAACAACAGCTACAGTAGGGACAACAATAACAGAAACAGAAAGCCGCAGGGTAATTATAATAATAAACGAGGCTAG
- the radC gene encoding RadC family protein, with the protein MSNPYKLVIREWAEADRPREKLLSQGRRALTDAELLAILIGSGSKNESAVELCRRILADVNNNLQTLSMMEVSELSMYKGIGEAKAIAILAALELARRKNDLPAEERKLVNSSRFVYNFMKPILQDLPHEEFWTLYLNTGYKILDKQLIGRGGNDFTPVDVRIILRSALSLKAHAIILVHNHPSGTLYPSNADKILTQKIVEASKIMDIRVADHLIFTDNGYYSFKDEGIID; encoded by the coding sequence ATGTCAAATCCGTACAAACTAGTCATTCGGGAGTGGGCAGAGGCCGATCGTCCGAGAGAGAAACTATTGAGCCAGGGCCGTAGGGCACTTACCGACGCCGAATTACTGGCTATCTTGATCGGATCTGGTTCCAAAAATGAAAGTGCTGTTGAATTATGCCGGCGCATATTGGCCGATGTCAATAACAACCTGCAGACGCTTTCGATGATGGAGGTTTCAGAACTGAGCATGTATAAAGGGATAGGCGAGGCAAAAGCCATCGCTATTCTTGCCGCATTGGAGCTCGCACGCCGCAAAAACGACCTCCCCGCAGAAGAACGTAAGCTCGTAAATAGCAGCCGCTTCGTTTACAACTTTATGAAACCCATACTTCAGGATCTGCCCCATGAAGAGTTTTGGACGCTGTATCTCAATACAGGGTATAAAATATTAGACAAACAACTGATTGGACGGGGGGGTAATGATTTTACGCCAGTCGATGTCCGGATTATATTACGATCTGCACTTAGCCTTAAAGCACATGCAATTATATTAGTTCATAACCATCCCTCGGGCACCTTGTATCCAAGCAATGCTGACAAAATTCTGACGCAAAAAATTGTTGAAGCCTCTAAAATTATGGATATTAGAGTTGCCGATCATTTAATCTTTACCGATAACGGATATTATAGTTTTAAAGATGAAGGTATAATCGACTAG
- a CDS encoding DUF5606 domain-containing protein: protein MNLRALVSVTGKPGLFKLVGQNKGGFILETLDQAKIKTVVSLSSTKMATLEDITIYGEEEEIRLLNIFETIKEKGIALPDTKSDGATLRDFFREVAPGHDESRVYSSDIKKVITWYNIIKEFPLFEEEAPAPLM from the coding sequence ATGAATTTAAGAGCATTAGTATCCGTAACTGGTAAACCAGGATTGTTCAAATTGGTTGGACAAAATAAAGGTGGTTTTATTTTAGAAACCCTTGATCAGGCAAAAATCAAAACTGTAGTAAGTTTATCTTCTACAAAAATGGCGACTTTGGAAGATATCACCATCTATGGTGAAGAAGAAGAAATTCGTCTATTGAATATTTTTGAAACAATCAAAGAGAAAGGCATCGCTCTGCCAGATACAAAATCTGATGGCGCAACATTAAGAGATTTCTTCCGTGAAGTAGCTCCTGGCCATGATGAATCACGTGTTTATTCTTCGGATATTAAAAAGGTAATCACATGGTATAACATTATCAAGGAATTCCCTTTATTTGAAGAAGAAGCACCTGCTCCTTTAATGTAA
- a CDS encoding class I SAM-dependent methyltransferase — MNKNSIDRFTNRVVDYEKFRPCYPKEIIQLLKEQIGLDKKWLVADIGSGTGLSTQLFLENGNDVFAVEPNREMRESLLHHFKTYRNLIALNATAENTSIESGCVDLIFAGQSFHWFDREACKREFARILTENGRIVLVWNQRDPSDAFQQEYEDFLLSHIPSYQSVSHKNISDDDLKQFFGSRSMTKVTLPNQQILDLRSFLGRVRSSSYFPKEQAENKTLYDDLRTLFDKYAIAERIVFKYITEIYIS; from the coding sequence ATGAACAAAAACAGTATTGATAGATTCACAAACAGGGTTGTCGATTACGAGAAATTTAGACCTTGTTACCCAAAAGAGATTATTCAGTTGCTTAAAGAACAAATAGGGCTGGATAAAAAGTGGTTGGTTGCCGATATCGGTAGTGGTACAGGGCTATCTACGCAACTTTTTCTCGAAAATGGGAATGACGTTTTTGCTGTTGAACCCAATCGGGAAATGCGTGAATCTTTACTGCATCATTTTAAAACCTATCGGAATTTAATCGCACTGAATGCGACTGCCGAAAATACATCGATTGAATCTGGATGTGTAGATCTCATTTTTGCAGGGCAATCGTTTCATTGGTTTGACCGGGAAGCATGTAAAAGGGAGTTCGCTCGCATTCTCACAGAAAATGGACGTATTGTTCTCGTCTGGAACCAGCGTGATCCCAGCGACGCTTTTCAACAGGAGTACGAAGATTTTCTGCTCAGTCATATACCAAGTTATCAATCTGTGAGTCACAAAAATATCAGTGATGATGATCTCAAACAATTTTTTGGATCACGTTCAATGACCAAGGTAACCTTACCAAATCAACAGATATTGGACCTTCGGTCGTTTTTGGGAAGAGTACGTTCATCATCCTATTTTCCCAAAGAGCAGGCTGAAAACAAAACGCTCTATGACGATCTCCGTACACTTTTCGATAAGTACGCAATCGCTGAGCGTATCGTATTCAAGTATATTACCGAAATTTATATCAGTTAA
- a CDS encoding peptidylprolyl isomerase, with amino-acid sequence MSKAIIKTEKGDMTVEFYTADAPNTVANFIKLAKSGYYDGLAFHRVIPDFVIQGGCPNSREGAAGIPGTGGPGYKIDCELTGENQYHDRGVLSMAHAGRNTGGSQFFICHSRNNTAHLDRNHTCFGKVIENVDIVDDIRQGDRILSIEVIED; translated from the coding sequence ATGAGTAAAGCGATTATTAAAACAGAAAAAGGCGACATGACTGTGGAGTTCTACACAGCTGATGCTCCAAATACAGTAGCCAATTTTATCAAACTTGCTAAATCAGGATATTATGATGGATTGGCATTTCACCGTGTGATCCCTGATTTCGTTATCCAAGGTGGATGTCCAAATTCACGTGAAGGAGCTGCAGGAATCCCTGGAACAGGTGGCCCTGGTTATAAAATTGACTGTGAATTAACAGGCGAAAACCAATACCACGATAGAGGTGTATTGTCTATGGCTCATGCAGGCCGTAATACTGGTGGTTCTCAATTTTTCATCTGTCATAGCCGTAACAACACTGCTCACTTAGATCGTAACCATACTTGTTTTGGAAAAGTTATCGAAAACGTAGACATTGTTGACGATATCAGACAAGGTGACCGTATTTTATCAATTGAAGTTATCGAAGATTAA
- a CDS encoding MFS transporter — MKDRIFRDWLSSGWELFFLFVLNILFSFNNGIPTSINTYVMNGYAGTTADLSMATYCYYAGMVCAIPLVFRLLKLFSKKTILIVSIFIILASNAVLEHANNGVNICMATFFIGSAKIIVTMAIIGEMIPFLMPRGERYQLYAVYYPMTMIIPALASYVSVLFATRFYWETVFLFQNILLAVALLICIIFMKSSDFKKVPLYQYDWFGSILLCISLLNFAYFSTYGLTQNWFHSRFILVTGIASLCFFILFINRSVLIRKSLLNFEAFSTRILPISIGIIFIFGIFYSSTSLYSSLLGITLGTNPLEVAEINTYVIPGYMIGAVIAYIYFKLTKKCKFILAFSAACYALSCFFFARIIDQQTNTALFYLPLTLRGMGVITSYIGIGVYMAGNIPSKYYLSGLVFLILTRSFLVPVVWSNIIANWYYHLQILHANNLAGIIDRTNSLVLQRGNIMKSVQVQASLLSLRDAYSGLFIIGVILTLFILIFPFHSSPMRRVFDWKRKNATKEALQIPIS, encoded by the coding sequence ATGAAAGATCGCATATTCAGAGATTGGTTGAGTTCAGGTTGGGAATTGTTCTTTCTGTTTGTACTCAATATTTTATTTTCGTTCAATAATGGAATCCCAACATCCATTAACACGTATGTCATGAATGGATACGCCGGTACTACCGCAGATCTGAGTATGGCTACATATTGTTATTATGCGGGAATGGTATGTGCCATACCACTGGTATTTAGGTTGTTGAAATTATTTTCCAAAAAGACGATATTAATTGTATCTATCTTCATTATCCTCGCTTCCAATGCGGTTTTGGAACATGCCAATAATGGTGTCAACATCTGTATGGCCACATTTTTTATTGGGAGTGCCAAGATTATTGTCACGATGGCTATCATTGGGGAAATGATCCCTTTTCTCATGCCACGTGGAGAACGGTATCAATTATATGCAGTCTACTACCCCATGACAATGATCATTCCTGCCTTGGCAAGTTATGTATCTGTTCTATTTGCAACACGTTTCTATTGGGAAACTGTCTTTTTATTTCAAAATATACTACTTGCAGTAGCGTTGTTAATCTGCATCATCTTTATGAAATCGTCAGATTTTAAAAAGGTACCGCTGTATCAATATGACTGGTTTGGAAGTATTTTACTTTGCATTTCATTATTGAATTTCGCCTATTTCAGCACATATGGTCTGACACAAAATTGGTTTCATTCCAGGTTTATTTTGGTCACCGGAATCGCATCGCTCTGTTTTTTTATACTTTTTATAAATAGAAGTGTACTAATCCGAAAATCACTCTTAAATTTTGAAGCCTTTTCAACACGGATTCTGCCTATCTCCATTGGAATAATTTTTATTTTCGGCATCTTTTATAGCTCGACCTCGCTGTACTCCTCTCTTTTGGGAATTACGCTTGGTACAAACCCCTTGGAAGTCGCCGAAATAAATACCTATGTAATTCCTGGTTATATGATTGGCGCTGTAATCGCTTATATATATTTCAAATTAACAAAAAAATGCAAGTTCATTTTGGCATTCTCCGCAGCGTGTTATGCCCTATCTTGCTTTTTCTTTGCAAGGATTATCGACCAACAAACAAACACGGCTTTGTTCTATCTCCCTTTGACATTAAGAGGAATGGGCGTGATCACTTCCTACATAGGAATAGGCGTATATATGGCCGGTAATATTCCCAGCAAATATTACCTCTCGGGGTTAGTATTTTTGATTCTTACACGTTCATTTTTGGTGCCTGTAGTCTGGTCAAACATCATTGCCAATTGGTATTACCACCTACAGATCCTTCATGCCAATAATCTTGCTGGTATAATCGATCGAACAAATAGCTTGGTGCTACAAAGAGGAAATATAATGAAATCGGTCCAAGTTCAAGCCTCGCTACTATCCTTACGCGACGCCTACTCCGGGCTATTTATTATCGGGGTAATCCTAACGTTATTCATCTTAATCTTCCCTTTTCATTCTTCTCCTATGCGAAGAGTTTTCGACTGGAAGAGAAAAAATGCAACGAAAGAAGCTTTGCAAATTCCTATTTCTTAG
- the murA gene encoding UDP-N-acetylglucosamine 1-carboxyvinyltransferase, producing MNAFEIIGGKPLKGEIIPQGAKNEALQILSAVLLTEEPMTISNIPDIKDVNKLIDLLAALGVKINRVDKDTYVFEAKDINIDYFQSPEFKEKGGGLRGSIMIVGPLLARFGKAAIPKPGGDKIGRRRLDTHFLGFEKLGAKFVYDATTHFFNVDATELKGSYILLDEASVTGTANIVMAAVLAKGTTTIYNAACEPYLQQLCKMLNRMGAKISGIGSNLLTIEGVERLGGTSHRMLPDMIEIGSFIGLAAMTGSEITIKDVCFEELGVIPSVFSRLGIKFELRGDDIFIPAQESYEIDTFIDGSILTISDAPWPGFTPDLLSIVLVVATQAKGNVLIHQKMFESRLFFVDKLIDMGAQIILCDPHRATVIGLNKSHHLRGIEMTSPDIRAGVSLLIAALSAKGKSVIHNIEQIERGYQDIEERLRKLGADIKRIDAEPKGH from the coding sequence ATGAACGCATTTGAAATAATCGGTGGAAAACCGTTAAAGGGAGAGATTATTCCTCAAGGAGCAAAAAATGAGGCCTTACAGATCCTTTCTGCAGTTTTACTGACAGAAGAACCTATGACCATCAGTAATATCCCAGATATTAAGGATGTCAATAAGTTGATCGATCTATTGGCTGCTTTAGGTGTTAAAATTAATCGCGTAGATAAGGACACATACGTTTTTGAAGCCAAAGATATAAATATAGACTATTTCCAGTCACCCGAATTTAAAGAAAAAGGTGGTGGATTGCGGGGCTCTATCATGATTGTCGGTCCTTTGTTGGCTCGATTCGGAAAAGCCGCTATTCCGAAACCGGGGGGTGATAAAATAGGACGTAGACGATTAGATACACACTTTTTGGGCTTTGAAAAATTGGGCGCTAAGTTTGTGTACGATGCGACTACCCATTTTTTTAACGTTGATGCGACGGAGTTAAAAGGAAGTTATATCCTTTTGGACGAAGCTTCTGTAACGGGTACGGCGAATATCGTGATGGCTGCTGTATTGGCAAAAGGGACAACAACGATATACAACGCTGCTTGTGAGCCTTATTTACAACAACTATGTAAGATGTTGAATCGCATGGGTGCTAAAATATCCGGTATTGGATCTAATTTGTTGACTATCGAAGGAGTAGAGCGTCTGGGGGGAACTTCACACCGCATGTTGCCTGATATGATTGAAATAGGTTCTTTCATCGGACTTGCAGCAATGACAGGTTCAGAAATCACCATTAAAGATGTCTGTTTCGAAGAACTTGGCGTTATCCCATCTGTATTTTCGCGCTTAGGTATCAAGTTTGAATTACGTGGTGATGATATTTTTATTCCGGCGCAAGAATCGTATGAAATCGATACATTTATCGATGGATCTATCCTGACGATTTCAGATGCACCTTGGCCAGGTTTTACGCCCGATTTATTAAGTATAGTACTTGTTGTGGCGACTCAGGCAAAAGGAAACGTATTGATCCACCAAAAAATGTTCGAGAGCCGTTTGTTCTTCGTGGACAAATTGATTGATATGGGGGCGCAGATTATCTTGTGCGATCCGCACCGAGCAACCGTTATTGGACTGAATAAATCACACCACCTGAGAGGTATTGAGATGACTTCGCCAGATATTCGTGCCGGGGTGTCTTTATTGATTGCAGCGCTATCTGCCAAAGGAAAATCTGTGATCCACAATATCGAACAGATTGAACGTGGCTATCAAGATATCGAAGAACGCTTGCGTAAATTAGGAGCCGATATTAAACGTATCGATGCCGAACCAAAAGGTCATTAA